In Aminobacterium sp. MB27-C1, a single genomic region encodes these proteins:
- a CDS encoding alanine racemase — MMRCLHEPFRGCQVMDIDTPSLLVDLDVMERNLHWMQQKAQNAGVSLRPHIKTHRTPDIAKKQLIAGAKGITVAKLGEAEVMAAAGITDIFIANEIVGDIKMDRLLALARKTNLAVGVDSAEHIKMLAETFDGEPHPLNVMIDIDTGYHRTGVFSKETALELAKLIRYRDSVTLMGIFTHDGQSYNAESLSAIRAISQQSQSQMLETAEYIRSVGIPVEVVSIGSTPSLLVSEILAGVTEIRPGTYIFLDADQAGILGTYDHCALSVLATVISRPAPDRVVLDAGTKALTYYTHHGGMTSSHGFGVLKNRPSVTLQSLSDEHALFTPPHDMSFEIGDKVEIIPNHACPTCNLYSVIYGVRNGEVAEEYEILARGMSR, encoded by the coding sequence ATGATGAGGTGTCTTCATGAACCGTTCAGAGGTTGTCAGGTTATGGATATTGATACGCCATCGCTTCTTGTAGATCTTGATGTTATGGAGAGAAACCTTCACTGGATGCAACAAAAAGCGCAAAATGCCGGTGTCTCTCTCCGTCCTCATATAAAGACACACAGAACGCCAGATATTGCCAAAAAGCAACTGATTGCTGGAGCGAAGGGAATTACAGTGGCCAAACTTGGAGAGGCTGAAGTTATGGCTGCTGCGGGGATAACTGACATTTTTATTGCTAACGAAATTGTTGGAGATATAAAGATGGATCGTCTTCTCGCTTTGGCTCGTAAAACAAATCTTGCTGTTGGTGTCGATAGCGCTGAACATATTAAGATGCTTGCAGAAACCTTTGACGGGGAACCTCATCCCCTCAATGTCATGATAGACATAGATACTGGATATCATCGTACCGGTGTTTTTTCAAAAGAGACAGCCCTTGAATTGGCAAAGCTTATTCGTTATAGGGATTCCGTTACATTGATGGGAATTTTTACCCATGACGGTCAAAGTTATAATGCCGAGTCATTATCTGCGATCAGGGCAATTTCTCAACAAAGTCAAAGTCAAATGCTTGAAACGGCAGAGTACATTAGGAGTGTGGGTATTCCCGTAGAAGTTGTCAGTATAGGATCTACGCCCTCTCTTCTCGTTTCAGAGATTTTGGCGGGAGTTACCGAAATCAGGCCGGGTACGTATATATTCTTAGACGCTGATCAGGCAGGAATTCTTGGAACCTATGACCATTGCGCGCTCTCTGTTCTTGCTACGGTAATAAGTCGTCCTGCTCCTGATAGAGTTGTACTTGATGCTGGAACAAAAGCTCTTACATACTACACTCATCATGGAGGAATGACATCAAGCCACGGGTTTGGCGTGTTGAAGAATCGTCCATCTGTTACATTGCAGAGTTTGTCAGACGAACACGCTCTCTTTACGCCCCCTCACGATATGTCTTTTGAAATCGGGGATAAAGTGGAAATAATACCTAACCATGCCTGCCCTACATGTAATCTATATTCGGTTATTTATGGGGTGAGGAATGGCGAAGTAGCAGAAGAGTACGAAATTTTGGCCAGAGGAATGTCTCGATAA